In a genomic window of Muntiacus reevesi chromosome 1, mMunRee1.1, whole genome shotgun sequence:
- the LOC136156218 gene encoding protocadherin gamma-B4 isoform X19, translated as MGSGAGKSGWAERRPVLFPFLLSLFCLALSEQIHYRIPEEMPEDSVVGNLAKDLRLSVHELPTRKLRVSSEKPYFTVSAETGELLVSSRLDREQICGKKSACALEFEVVAENPLNFYHVNVEIEDVNDHTPEFSQNSFELQISESTKSGARFILGSVHDADIGTNSLQNYQLSPDDHFSLVIKEKLDGSKYPELVLMTSLDREEQKSYHLTLTALDFGDPPLSSTAQIQVLVTDANDNPPVFSQELYRVELPENVLPGTTVLRVMATDQDEGVNAEITFSFTEADRITQFDLNSNTGEIIILNTLDFEEVKEYSIVLEAKDGGGMIAQCTVEIEVLDINDNAPEVIFQSLPDFIMEDTKLGTHIALLKIRDKDSGHNGEVICKLEGDVPFKILTSSRNTYKLVTDGVLDREQTPGYNITITATDKGKPPLSSSSSITLHIGDVNDNMPVFERASYVVHIAENNPPGASITQVSASDPDLGPNGLVSYCIVASDLEPRALSSYVSMNPQSGVVFAQRAFDHEQLRAFELTLQARDHGSPALSANVSLRVLVGDRNDNAPRVLYPALGPDGSALFDTVPRAAQPGYLVTKVVAVDADSGHNAWLSYHVLQASEPGLFSVGLRTGEVRTARALGDRDAARQRLLVAVRDGGQPPLSATATLLLVFADSLQEALPDLSDRPAPSDPQAELQFYLVVALALISVLFLLAVILAVALHLRRSSSPAAWGCFKPGLCVKSEPGVLPNYSEGTLPYSYNLCVAHTGKTEFNFLKCSEQLSSGQNILSGDSSGALFPFCNSNESTSHQVSFLKPHPTRIGDSLRPRDPAPADPKMAMRPAPGPTTSLTQRCYKP; from the coding sequence ATGGGGAGCGGCGCTGGGAAGAGCGGCTGGGCTGAGAGGCGGCCAGTGCTCTTTCCGTTCCTACTGTCTTTGTTCTGCCTGGCGCTCTCTGAGCAGATCCACTACAGGATTCCCGAGGAGATGCCCGAGGACTCGGTGGTGGGGAATCTCGCCAAGGACCTGAGACTCAGTGTCCACGAGTTACCGACTCGAAAACTGCGCGTCAGTTCGGAGAAGCCTTACTTCACTGTGAGCGCGGAGACCGGGGAGTTACTTGTGAGCAGCAGGCTAGACCGGGAGCAGATATGCGGGAAGAAGTCAGCTTGTGCTCTGGAATTTGAGGTTGTTGCTGAAAATCCATTGAACTTTTATCACGTGAATGTAGAGATCGAGGATGTCAATGACCACACGCCAGAATTCTCGCAAAATTCCTTTGAGCTACAAATAAGTGAGTCCACAAAGTCCGGGGCACGATTTATTTTAGGATCTGTCCATGATGCAGATATTGGTACCAATTCGCTACAGAATTACCAGCTCAGTCCTGATGATCATTTCTCACTTGTGATTAAAGAGAAGTTGGATGGCAGTAAATACCCTGAGCTGGTACTGATGACATCTTTAGACAGGGAAGAACAGAAATCCTACCACTTGACCTTGACAGCCTTGGACTTCGGGGATCCACCCCTGAGCAGTACTGCACAGATACAAGTCCTGGTGACTGATGCCAACGATAACCCTCCAGTGTTCAGCCAAGAACTATACAGGGTGGAGCTTCCAGAAAACGTGCTTCCAGGCACCACTGTGCTTAGAGTAATGGCCACTGACCAAGATGAGGGTGTCAATGCCGAgatcactttctctttcactgaaGCAGACCGAATTACCCAGTTTGACCTGAATTCTAATACTGGGGAAATTATTATTCTAAATACATTAGATTTTGAGGAAGTGAAAGAATATTCCATAGTTTTGGAAGCAAAGGATGGTGGAGGAATGATTGCCCAGTGTACAGTGGAGATAGAAGTCCTAGACATAAATGACAATGCCCCAGAAGTGATATTCCAATCTCTACCGGATTTTATAATGGAGGACACCAAGCTGGGAACACATATTGCTTTGCTCAAAATCCGAGACAAGGATTCCGGACACAACGGAGAGGTTATTTGTAAATTAGAAGGCGATGTTCCATTTAAAATACTAACTTCTTCAAGAAACACATATAAATTAGTTACAGATGGAGTTCTAGACCGCGAACAGACCCCTGGGTATAACATCACCATCACAGCCACTGACAAGGGCAAGCCACCCCTCTCCTCCAGCTCGAGCATCACACTGCACATCGGTGATGTAAACGACAACATGCCAGTTTTTGAACGGGCTTCCTATGTGGTCCATATAGCAGAGAACAACCCTCCTGGTGCCTCCATCACTCAAGTCAGCGCCTCCGACCCCGACCTGGGACCCAATGGCCTGGTCTCATACTGCATCGTGGCCAGCGACCTGGAGCCGCGCGCGCTGTCGTCCTACGTGTCCATGAACCCGCAGAGCGGCGTGGTGTTCGCGCAACGCGCCTTCGACCACGAGCAGCTGCGTGCCTTCGAGCTGACGCTGCAGGCCCGCGACCACGGCTCACCCGCGCTCAGCGCCAACGTGAGCCTGCGCGTGCTGGTGGGCGACCGCAACGACAACGCGCCCAGGGTGCTGTACCCGGCGCTGGGACCCGACGGCTCGGCGCTCTTCGACACAGTGCCGCGTGCTGCGCAGCCCGGCTACCTGGTCACCAAGGTGGTGGCGGTGGATGCAGACTCTGGACACAACGCCTGGCTGTCCTACCACGTGCTGCAGGCCAGCGAGCCCGGACTGTTCAGCGTGGGGCTGCGCACGGGCGAGGTGCGCACGGCGCGGGCCTTGGGCGACAGGGACGCGGCCCGCCAGCGCCTGCTGGTCGCTGTGCGCGATGGGGGACAGCCGCCCCTCTCGGCCACCGCCACGCTGCTCCTGGTTTTCGCCgacagcctgcaggaggctctgcCGGACCTCAGTGACCGGCCGGCGCCCTCTGACCCCCAGGCTGAGCTGCAGTTTTACCTGGTGGTGGCCTTGGCCTTGATCTCGGTGCTCTTCCTCCTGGCAGTGATTCTGGCGGTCGCTCTGCACCTGCGACGCTCCTCCAGCCCTGCTGCTTGGGGCTGCTTTAAGCCTGGTCTCTGTGTCAAGTCTGAACCTGGGGTTCTCCCCAACTACAGTGAAGGAACTTTACCCTATTCGTACAATCTGTGCGTTGCCCATACTGGAAAGACAgagtttaattttctaaaatgtagTGAGCAGTTGAGTTCAGGACAAAACATACTTTCTGGCGATTCATCTGGAGCCTTATTTCCCTTTTGTAATTCCAATGAGTCGACTTCTCATCAGGTGAGTTTCCT
- the LOC136156218 gene encoding protocadherin gamma-B7 isoform X22, whose protein sequence is MGGSCTQTRPADRRQVLFLFLLPLFYPALCEQIRYSIPEELAKGSVVGNLARDLGLSVLDVSARKLRVSAEKLLFNVDAESGDLLVKDRIDREQICKERRCELQLEAVVENPLNIFHIIVIVEDINDHAPQFHKDEIFLEISESVSPGTGTILEPANDPDISMNSLSKYQLSPNEYFSLVVKDNPDGGRYPELVLKKALDRETQNVHHLVLTALDSGDPPQSGTAQIQVLVVDANDNPPVFSQDVYKVSLREDVPPGTFVLRVSATDQDEGINAEITYSFLGVADTVRHVFSLDSATGNIITHQPLDYENVGRYAMVVEAKDRGSLSTRCKVIIEILDENDNSPEIIITSLSDQILEDSPPGMVVALFKTRDQDSKENGEVTCNLSRDIPFKIHSSSNNYYKLVTDGALDRERTPQYNVTITAIDRGKPPLSSSTTITLRITDVNDNAPVFHQASYVVHVAENNPPGASIAQVSARDPDLGPNGQVSYSIVASDLEPRALSSYVSVNPQSGVVFAQRAFDHEQLRAFELTLQARDHGSPALSANVSLRVLVGDRNDNAPRVLYPALGPDGSALFDTVPRAAQPGYLVTKVVAVDADSGHNAWLSYHVLQASEPGLFSVGLRTGEVRTARALGDRDAARQRLLVAVRDGGQPPLSATATLLLVFADSLQEALPDLSDRPAPRDPQAELQFYLVVALALISVLFLLAVILAIAVRLRSSSSPSARGFFGSILCSKSGPEIPHNYSEGTLPYAYNLCVPGTQTNPELNFLTSVEHCPAIQDILNKDSSSVLLDSILTPSVEADKNTFKQIGLQAPLFTN, encoded by the exons ATGGGAGGGAGCTGCACGCAGACACGCCCGGCTGACCGGAGGCAGGTACTGTTTCTCTTCCTGCTGCCTTTGTTCTACCCCGCGCTCTGCGAGCAGATCCGCTACTCGATTCCCGAGGAGCTGGCCAAGGGTTCCGTGGTAGGGAATCTCGCCAGGGATCTAGGGCTCAGTGTCCTGGATGTGTCGGCTCGAAAGCTGCGAGTTAGTGCGGAGAAGCTGCTCTTCAACGTAGACGCGGAGAGCGGGGACTTACTTGTAAAGGACCGAATAGACCGTGAGCAGATATGCAAAGAGAGAAGATGTGAATTGCAGTTGGAAGCCGTGGTGGAAaatcctttaaatatttttcatatcattGTGATTGTTGAAGATATTAATGACCATGCTCCCCAATTCCATAAGGATGAAATATTCTTAGAAATTAGTGAATCTGTCAGCCCGGGGACTGGAACAATTCTTGAGCCTGCAAATGATCCCGATATTAGTATGAATTCACTGAGCAAATACCAACTAAGTCCTAATGAGTATTTCTCTTTAGTGGTGAAAGACAATCCTGACGGGGGCAGATATCCAGAACTGGTATTGAAGAAGGCCCTGGATCGAGAAACGCAGAACGTTCACCATTTGGTGCTGACAGCCTTAGACAGCGGGGATCCGCCGCAAAGCGGCACAGCTCAGATCCAAGTCCTGGTGGTGGATGCCAACGATAACCCCCCTGTGTTCAGCCAAGATGTGTACAAGGTCAGCCTTCGGGAAGATGTGCCCCCAGGCACCTTCGTGCTGAGGGTGAGCGCTACCGATCAAGACGAAGGCATCAATGCAGAGATCACCTACTCATTCCTTGGTGTGGCTGATACAGTCCGGCACGTGTTCTCTCTGGATTCTGCTACAGGAAACATCATAACTCATCAACCCTTGGATTATGAAAATGTAGGAAGATACGCCATGGTTGTGGAAGCAAAGGACAGAGGATCCCTCTCTACACGGTGTAAAGTAATTATAGAGATTTTGGACGAAAATGACAACAGCCCAGAAATAATCATCACTTCTCTTTCAGATCAGATTTTAGAGGATTCCCCGCCAGGAATGGTTGTGGCTCTCTTCAAAACACGGGACCAGGATTCCAAGGAAAATGGAGAAGTCACGTGTAATTTAAGTAGAGACATTCCGTTTAAAATTCATTCTTCTTCTAATAATTACTACAAGTTAGTAACAGATGGGGCCCTGGACAGAGAACGGACTCCGCAATACAACGTCACTATCACAGCCATTGACCGGGGCAAGCCACCCCTCTCCTCCAGCACTACCATTACCCTACGCATCACTGATGTCAACGACAACGCTCCGGTTTTCCACCAGGCCTCCTATGTGGTCCACGTGGCAGAGAACAACCCACCCGGCGCTTCTATCGCCCAAGTCAGCGCTCGCGACCCAGACCTGGGACCCAACGGCCAGGTCTCATACTCCATCGTGGCCAGCGACCTGGAGCCGCGCGCGCTGTCGTCCTACGTGTCCGTGAACCCGCAGAGCGGCGTGGTGTTCGCGCAGCGCGCCTTCGACCACGAGCAGCTGCGCGCCTTCGAGCTGACGCTGCAGGCCCGCGACCACGGCTCGCCCGCGCTCAGCGCCAACGTGAGCCTGCGCGTGCTGGTGGGCGACCGCAACGACAACGCGCCCAGGGTGCTGTACCCGGCGCTGGGGCCCGACGGCTCGGCGCTCTTCGACACGGTGCCCCGCGCCGCGCAGCCCGGCTACCTGGTCACCAAGGTGGTGGCGGTGGACGCAGACTCTGGACACAACGCCTGGCTGTCCTACCACGTGCTGCAGGCCAGCGAGCCCGGACTGTTCAGCGTGGGGCTGCGCACGGGCGAGGTGCGCACGGCGCGGGCCTTGGGCGACAGGGACGCGGCCCGCCAGCGCCTACTGGTCGCTGTGCGCGATGGGGGACAGCCGCCCCTCTCGGCCACCGCCACGCTGCTCCTGGTTTTCGCCGACAGCCTGCAGGAGGCGCTGCCGGACCTCAGCGACCGCCCGGCACCCCGTGACCCCCAGGCTGAGCTGCAGTTTTACCTGGTGGTAGCCTTGGCCTTGATCTCGGTGCTCTTCCTCCTCGCGGTGATTCTGGCCATCGCCGTGCGCCTTCGAAGCTCTTCCAGCCCCAGCGCCAGGGGCTTCTTTGGGTCTATTCTTTGTTCTAAGTCTGGTCCTGAGATTCCTCATAACTACAGTGAGGGAACGTTGCCCTATGCCTATAATTTATGTGTGCCAGGGACTCAAACTAATCCAGAGCTTAATTTTCTCACATCTGTTGAACACTGTCCTGCCATACAAGACATTCTCAACAAAGATAGCTCTTCAGTGCTATTGGATAGCATTTTAACTCCTAGTGTTGAAGCAGATAAGAACACTTTTAAACAG ATTGGGCTCCAGGCGCCGCTGTTCACCAATTAG
- the LOC136156218 gene encoding protocadherin gamma-A8 isoform X24 — protein MAAPKNYGGRGELVLLCALLGALGKIGRAQIHYSVPEETDKGSFVGNISKDLGLESQELSKHGVRIVSRGRTQLFALNPRSGSLITAGRIDREELCTQSARCFVNINILVEDEGKLWGIEIEITDINDNNPKFQVENLEVKINEIALPGTRYPLPEAVDPDVGLNSLQSYQLSPNNHFSLDVQTGDDGAVSPELVLERALDREEEAAHYLVLIATDGGDPRRSSTVHIRVTVLDTNDNAPVFAQPIYRVKVPENVPPGTRLLTVSASDPDEGTNGEVTYKFWKISEKQSPLFQLNENTGEISTAKSLDYEECAFYDMEIQAEDVGALLGRTKVLISVEDVNDNRPEVTITSLFSPVLENTLPGTVIAFLNVHDRDTGKNGQVVCYTRDNLPFQLEKSIDNYYRLVTWKYLDREKISMYNITVAASDLGTPSLSTEIHIALQVADINDNPPIFPHTSYSAYIPENNPRGASIFSVTAHDPDSGSNAQITYSLTKGSIMAAPLSSYVSINSDTGVLYALHSFDYEQIQDLQLLVTASDNGDPQLSSNVSLSLFILDQNDNAPKILYPMLPTDGSTGVELAPRSAEPGYLVTKVVAVDRDSGQNAWLSYRLLKASEPGLFAVGLHTGEVRTARALLDRDALKQSLVVVVQDHGQPPLSATVTLTVAVADTIPDVLADLGSIRTLTNSDDSDLTLYLVVAVAVVSCIFLAFVIMLLALRLWRWHKSRLLQASSGRLAGLPASGFVGIEGVQTFLQTYSHEVSLTSDSRRSHMIFPQPNYADMLISQDSYEKNDGLLTSIDFHECRDEAASVQRRNPP, from the exons ATGGCCGCTCCAAAGAATTACGGAGGACGCGGCGAGCTGGTACTGCTTTGCGCGCTGCTGGGTGCGCTGGGAAAGATCGGGAGAGCACAGATCCACTACTCTGTGCCTGAAGAGACCGACAAAGGATCCTTCGTGGGTAACATCTCCAAGGACCTGGGGCTGGAGTCGCAAGAGCTTTCGAAGCATGGAGTCCGCATCGTCTCCAGAGGTAGGACGCAGCTCTTTGCTCTAAATCCGCGAAGCGGCAGCTTGATCACCGCCGGCAGGATAGACCGGGAGGAGCTCTGCACTCAGAGCGCGCggtgttttgtaaatattaacaTCCTAGTTGAGGATGAAGGGAAACTTTGGGGAATAGAAATCGAAATCACTGACATCAACGATAATAACCCAAAATTTCAGGTCGAAAATCTGGAAGTAAAAATTAACGAAATCGCTCTGCCCGGAACACGTTATCCACTGCCAGAGGCTGTGGACCCGGATGTGGGCTTGAATTCCCTGCAGAGCTACCAGCTCAGCCCCAATAACCACTTCTCCCTGGACGTGCAAACTGGAGACGACGGAGCTGTAAGCCCAGAGCTGGTGCTGGAGCGCGCCCTGGACCGCGAGGAGGAGGCTGCTCACTACCTGGTCCTCATCGCCACGGACGGAGGCGACCCGCGTCGCTCCAGCACAGTGCACATCCGAGTGACAGTGTTGGATACAAACGACAATGCCCCGGTTTTTGCTCAACCGATTTACCGAGTGAAAGTCCCAGAGAATGTGCCCCCGGGGACGCGGCTGCTTACCGTAAGCGCTAGCGACCCGGATGAAGGAACCAACGGAGAAGTGACTTACAAATTCTGGAAAATTAGTGAAAAACAATCTCCGTTATTCCAGCTGAATGAAAATACTGGCGAAATATCAACAGCGAAGAGTTTAGATTATGAAGAATGTGCGTTTTATGACATGGAAATACAAGCTGAAGATGTGGGGGCACTTCTGGGGCGGACCAAAGTACTCATTTCAGTGGAAGATGTCAATGACAACAGACCCGAAGTGACCATTACATCTTTGTTTAGCCCAGTCCTGGAAAATACTCTTCCTGGGACAGTAATTGCCTTCTTGAATGTGCATGACCGAGACACTGGGAAGAATGGTCAAGTTGTCTGTTATACACGTGATAATTTACCTTTTCAATTAGAAAAATCAATTGATAATTATTATAGATTGGTAACTTGGAAGTATTTGGACCGAGAAAagatctctatgtataatatcacaGTGGCAGCCTCAGATCTAGGAACCCCATCTCTATCTACTGAAATTCATATTGCTCTGCAAGTGGCAGACATCAATGACAATCCACCCATTTTCCCTCATACCTCCTACTCAGCCTATATCCCAGAGAACAACCCCAGAGGTGCCTCCATCTTCTCTGTGACTGCTCATGACCCTGACAGTGGCAGCAATGCCCAGATCACTTACTCTCTGACCAAAGGCAGCATCATGGCGGCGCCTCTCTCCTCTTATGTCTCCATCAACTCTGACACTGGTGTCCTATATGCTCTGCACTCCTTTGACTATGAGCAGATCCAAGACTTGCAGCTACTGGTGACAGCCAGTGACAATGGGGACCCTCAACTCAGCAGCAATGTGTCCCTGAGCCTGTTCATACTGGACCAGAATGACAATGCACCAAAGATTCTGTACCCCATGCTTCCCACTGATGGCTCCACGGGTGTGGAACTGGCACCTCGCTCTGCAGAGCCAGGATACCTGGTGACCAAGGTGGTGGCAGTGGACAGAGACTCAGGCCAGAATGCCTGGCTGTCCTACCGCCTGCTCAAGGCCAGTGAGCCAGGGCTCTTCGCGGTGGGTCTGCACACGGGCGAGGTGCGCACAGCGCGGGCCCTGCTGGACAGAGACGCACTCAAGCAGAGCCTGGTGGTGGTGGTCCAGGACCACGGGCAGCCCCCTCTCTCAGCCACCGTCACACTCACCGTGGCCGTGGCAGATACCATCCCAGATGTCCTTGCTGACCTGGGTAGCATCAGGACCCTAACCAACTCTGATGATTCAGACCTCACACTGTACCTGGTGGTGGCAGTGGCTGTCGTTTCCTGCATCTTCCTTGCCTTTGTCATCATGCTGCTGGCGCTCAGACTATGGCGGTGGCACAAATCGAGACTTCTCCAGGCTTCCAGTGGTAGGTTAGCAGGCCTGCCAGCCTCAGGATTTGTGGGCATTGAAGGAGTACAGACTTTCCTGCAGACCTATTCCCATGAAGTCTCCCTTACCTCTGACTCTCGGAGGAGTCACATGATCTTCCCCCAGCCCAACTATGCTGACATGCTCATTAGCCAAGACAGCTATGAGAAAAATGACGGCTTGTTAACATCCATAGATTTTCATGAATGTAGGGATGAAGCTGCTTCTGTTCAG AGAAGAAACCCTCCCTGA
- the LOC136156218 gene encoding protocadherin gamma-B4 isoform X20, with protein MGSGAGKSGWAERRPVLFPFLLSLFCLALSEQIHYRIPEEMPEDSVVGNLAKDLRLSVHELPTRKLRVSSEKPYFTVSAETGELLVSSRLDREQICGKKSACALEFEVVAENPLNFYHVNVEIEDVNDHTPEFSQNSFELQISESTKSGARFILGSVHDADIGTNSLQNYQLSPDDHFSLVIKEKLDGSKYPELVLMTSLDREEQKSYHLTLTALDFGDPPLSSTAQIQVLVTDANDNPPVFSQELYRVELPENVLPGTTVLRVMATDQDEGVNAEITFSFTEADRITQFDLNSNTGEIIILNTLDFEEVKEYSIVLEAKDGGGMIAQCTVEIEVLDINDNAPEVIFQSLPDFIMEDTKLGTHIALLKIRDKDSGHNGEVICKLEGDVPFKILTSSRNTYKLVTDGVLDREQTPGYNITITATDKGKPPLSSSSSITLHIGDVNDNMPVFERASYVVHIAENNPPGASITQVSASDPDLGPNGLVSYCIVASDLEPRALSSYVSMNPQSGVVFAQRAFDHEQLRAFELTLQARDHGSPALSANVSLRVLVGDRNDNAPRVLYPALGPDGSALFDTVPRAAQPGYLVTKVVAVDADSGHNAWLSYHVLQASEPGLFSVGLRTGEVRTARALGDRDAARQRLLVAVRDGGQPPLSATATLLLVFADSLQEALPDLSDRPAPSDPQAELQFYLVVALALISVLFLLAVILAVALHLRRSSSPAAWGCFKPGLCVKSEPGVLPNYSEGTLPYSYNLCVAHTGKTEFNFLKCSEQLSSGQNILSGDSSGALFPFCNSNESTSHQVSFLEETLPDPHKAVGSSGRLQQRHYL; from the exons ATGGGGAGCGGCGCTGGGAAGAGCGGCTGGGCTGAGAGGCGGCCAGTGCTCTTTCCGTTCCTACTGTCTTTGTTCTGCCTGGCGCTCTCTGAGCAGATCCACTACAGGATTCCCGAGGAGATGCCCGAGGACTCGGTGGTGGGGAATCTCGCCAAGGACCTGAGACTCAGTGTCCACGAGTTACCGACTCGAAAACTGCGCGTCAGTTCGGAGAAGCCTTACTTCACTGTGAGCGCGGAGACCGGGGAGTTACTTGTGAGCAGCAGGCTAGACCGGGAGCAGATATGCGGGAAGAAGTCAGCTTGTGCTCTGGAATTTGAGGTTGTTGCTGAAAATCCATTGAACTTTTATCACGTGAATGTAGAGATCGAGGATGTCAATGACCACACGCCAGAATTCTCGCAAAATTCCTTTGAGCTACAAATAAGTGAGTCCACAAAGTCCGGGGCACGATTTATTTTAGGATCTGTCCATGATGCAGATATTGGTACCAATTCGCTACAGAATTACCAGCTCAGTCCTGATGATCATTTCTCACTTGTGATTAAAGAGAAGTTGGATGGCAGTAAATACCCTGAGCTGGTACTGATGACATCTTTAGACAGGGAAGAACAGAAATCCTACCACTTGACCTTGACAGCCTTGGACTTCGGGGATCCACCCCTGAGCAGTACTGCACAGATACAAGTCCTGGTGACTGATGCCAACGATAACCCTCCAGTGTTCAGCCAAGAACTATACAGGGTGGAGCTTCCAGAAAACGTGCTTCCAGGCACCACTGTGCTTAGAGTAATGGCCACTGACCAAGATGAGGGTGTCAATGCCGAgatcactttctctttcactgaaGCAGACCGAATTACCCAGTTTGACCTGAATTCTAATACTGGGGAAATTATTATTCTAAATACATTAGATTTTGAGGAAGTGAAAGAATATTCCATAGTTTTGGAAGCAAAGGATGGTGGAGGAATGATTGCCCAGTGTACAGTGGAGATAGAAGTCCTAGACATAAATGACAATGCCCCAGAAGTGATATTCCAATCTCTACCGGATTTTATAATGGAGGACACCAAGCTGGGAACACATATTGCTTTGCTCAAAATCCGAGACAAGGATTCCGGACACAACGGAGAGGTTATTTGTAAATTAGAAGGCGATGTTCCATTTAAAATACTAACTTCTTCAAGAAACACATATAAATTAGTTACAGATGGAGTTCTAGACCGCGAACAGACCCCTGGGTATAACATCACCATCACAGCCACTGACAAGGGCAAGCCACCCCTCTCCTCCAGCTCGAGCATCACACTGCACATCGGTGATGTAAACGACAACATGCCAGTTTTTGAACGGGCTTCCTATGTGGTCCATATAGCAGAGAACAACCCTCCTGGTGCCTCCATCACTCAAGTCAGCGCCTCCGACCCCGACCTGGGACCCAATGGCCTGGTCTCATACTGCATCGTGGCCAGCGACCTGGAGCCGCGCGCGCTGTCGTCCTACGTGTCCATGAACCCGCAGAGCGGCGTGGTGTTCGCGCAACGCGCCTTCGACCACGAGCAGCTGCGTGCCTTCGAGCTGACGCTGCAGGCCCGCGACCACGGCTCACCCGCGCTCAGCGCCAACGTGAGCCTGCGCGTGCTGGTGGGCGACCGCAACGACAACGCGCCCAGGGTGCTGTACCCGGCGCTGGGACCCGACGGCTCGGCGCTCTTCGACACAGTGCCGCGTGCTGCGCAGCCCGGCTACCTGGTCACCAAGGTGGTGGCGGTGGATGCAGACTCTGGACACAACGCCTGGCTGTCCTACCACGTGCTGCAGGCCAGCGAGCCCGGACTGTTCAGCGTGGGGCTGCGCACGGGCGAGGTGCGCACGGCGCGGGCCTTGGGCGACAGGGACGCGGCCCGCCAGCGCCTGCTGGTCGCTGTGCGCGATGGGGGACAGCCGCCCCTCTCGGCCACCGCCACGCTGCTCCTGGTTTTCGCCgacagcctgcaggaggctctgcCGGACCTCAGTGACCGGCCGGCGCCCTCTGACCCCCAGGCTGAGCTGCAGTTTTACCTGGTGGTGGCCTTGGCCTTGATCTCGGTGCTCTTCCTCCTGGCAGTGATTCTGGCGGTCGCTCTGCACCTGCGACGCTCCTCCAGCCCTGCTGCTTGGGGCTGCTTTAAGCCTGGTCTCTGTGTCAAGTCTGAACCTGGGGTTCTCCCCAACTACAGTGAAGGAACTTTACCCTATTCGTACAATCTGTGCGTTGCCCATACTGGAAAGACAgagtttaattttctaaaatgtagTGAGCAGTTGAGTTCAGGACAAAACATACTTTCTGGCGATTCATCTGGAGCCTTATTTCCCTTTTGTAATTCCAATGAGTCGACTTCTCATCAGGTGAGTTTCCT AGAAGAAACCCTCCCTGACCCTCATAAAGCTGTTGGGAGCTCCGGACGACTGCAACAAAGACATTATTTGTAA